GTCAGCAGGATTTTGACTTAACGCGTTTAGATACGCCAATATATTGTGTTCCCTCAACTTTCAGCTCCTTGTTGTAACCAAGAGGTTGATAATGGCACAGAAGGGGGTCTTAATCTTTGTGGTGGGAGTGATCGTGTGTTTGACATACCTTGgcattcatcaatttcaaaatattccaaGGAACAAAAGCAATCCCCAACAGTGGCCAAAAATCAACATTGACCCATCGACCATTTTCTTGGGCAATGCTATTGGGTCTCATCACCTCAAACCTGAGTGGGCTTTGATTGGAACTGATCCCAGGGCCTACAAGGGACCCATTGTGAAAGGGTGGCCTCCGGGCAAATCCCGAGACATGCACCAAATCATGGTCAAGGACTATGTCATTGAGCAATGCTCCAATCAAAATCTGAGCGGAGTTAAGCTCTTCATTGGCGTGAAAACGGTGGCAAATCGCTTTGAAGCCCGCGATACCACCCGAGAGACTTGGGCCTCGTTCCAGCACAACCACCCGGATGTGAAGGTCATGTTTTTCTCGGGCGAAGTGGAGGATCTTCAATTGTTGAACCATTTGAAGTTAGAGATTCAGGCCCACTGTGATTTGGTAATTGTCCATGGACTGGATACCTATCAAAATGTGACCATGAAGACAGTGTCCATTTTGAGCTACATCTACGATCAGCAATTAGGTTTGAACCCGGAGGTATCCATGATCATGGACGATGACTCGTATCTGAATCTCCAACGGTTGCATCATCTCATCTCACACCGGCTTTTGGCGAGGCCATTCGACAACGCTTTGACCGGGTTCGTTTTTGGAGGTGAGATCTACTTTGCCAATGGGATTGCACCTTGGGGATGGACTTCAAGTTTTGAACTTTCTACACTTGGCAGGTTAGCCGTCAGACCAAAACTGGTTTATAATACTGATGTTATTAATCTGCCTGTGCCGCAacctttcaaaccagtactgccaattTTCATActcgtttgattttttttacgtAATTGCATTTTCAGACCCAAAACCCAACCGGGGTCCAACTGTGCAagagtgttttgaaaattggcaatgCAGGAAAATTGATCGCATCAGTAGTTTAAAGTTCTGAAAGGGATCAAATAGAAAATTACGGGAGGTTGATGCTAGAGTTAttaatattcattttcaatgactagagacctcgaaaaaattgctcttttttgccGAAATAGATTTTTGGGGCAGTTGAGAGACATGAGAAAAAAGCAGAGAAAGTGcgaaaaaagttgcaaaatgcgggaaatgtgcaaaaatgcaaaaaaaacttgtaatAGTACGCACAGATCGAATTCTTACAATTGGAAAAGATTGTTTTTAGCCCGTTTTAGCCTTTTTCTGTAGCTTCTATCAGTCCCAAAATCTTGTCACACAACTGCATTTACTAACATGTATGGTCATCAGTAGAGTCaggccaaaaatgttttacaaatagaaatattttttgcatattttggaattttgaggCCCAAAATGATATTCCTGtctagtttcattttttgacctattttttcttttcatcctgTGA
This genomic interval from Tigriopus californicus strain San Diego chromosome 6, Tcal_SD_v2.1, whole genome shotgun sequence contains the following:
- the LOC131882343 gene encoding beta-1,3-galactosyltransferase 1-like isoform X2 → MAQKGVLIFVVGVIVCLTYLGIHQFQNIPRNKSNPQQWPKINIDPSTIFLGNAIGSHHLKPEWALIGTDPRAYKGPIVKGWPPGKSRDMHQIMVKDYVIEQCSNQNLSGVKLFIGVKTVANRFEARDTTRETWASFQHNHPDVKVMFFSGEVEDLQLLNHLKLEIQAHCDLVIVHGLDTYQNVTMKTVSILSYIYDQQLGLNPEVSMIMDDDSYLNLQRLHHLISHRLLARPFDNALTGFVFGGTLMRPPADSTKEFTDPSVCPTYMYKGDLFPPFLSGSGYILPQAVIPCLYEQTRRLPFLHIDDVFVTGFCAEACGFMRVAHSQF
- the LOC131882343 gene encoding beta-1,3-galactosyltransferase 1-like isoform X1; the protein is MAQKGVLIFVVGVIVCLTYLGIHQFQNIPRNKSNPQQWPKINIDPSTIFLGNAIGSHHLKPEWALIGTDPRAYKGPIVKGWPPGKSRDMHQIMVKDYVIEQCSNQNLSGVKLFIGVKTVANRFEARDTTRETWASFQHNHPDVKVMFFSGEVEDLQLLNHLKLEIQAHCDLVIVHGLDTYQNVTMKTVSILSYIYDQQLGLNPEVSMIMDDDSYLNLQRLHHLISHRLLARPFDNALTGFVFGGTLNRPPADSTKEFTDRTVCPTYMYKGDLYPPFLGGSGYILPQAVISCLYEQTRRLPFLHLDDVFVTGFCAEACGFMRVAHSQFLHGHKNFEEITCHQIVLHYQSAEERLRIFDKLAKECTYESL